In Leptodesmis sichuanensis A121, the following are encoded in one genomic region:
- a CDS encoding Mrp/NBP35 family ATP-binding protein, whose protein sequence is MLDTLSTSSVLEVLKPVQDPELRKSLVELNMIRNVAIADGKVSFTLVLTTPACPLRQFIVEDCERAIKTLPGVTEVEVEVTAETPQQKSLPDRQGIAGVKNILAVSSGKGGVGKSTVAVNVAVALAQSGAKVGLIDADIYGPNAPTMLGLEGASVMVQQGAQGEILEPAFNHGVKLVSMGFLIDKDQPVIWRGPMLNGVIRQFLYQVQWGDLDYLIVDMPPGTGDAQLTMAQAVPMAGAVIVTTPQNVALLDARRGLKMFQQLGVPVLGIVENMSYFIPPDMPEKQYDIFGSAGGEKTARELQVPLLGCVPLEIPLREGGDRGLPIVLSDPDSASAKALVAIAQQIAARVSVAALT, encoded by the coding sequence ATGCTTGATACTCTCAGTACCAGTTCTGTCCTCGAAGTCCTCAAGCCCGTCCAGGATCCTGAACTTCGCAAAAGTTTGGTGGAATTAAATATGATCCGCAATGTGGCGATCGCGGACGGGAAAGTCAGTTTTACGCTTGTCCTGACGACTCCAGCCTGCCCCTTGCGTCAGTTTATTGTGGAAGATTGTGAACGAGCGATTAAAACCTTGCCAGGAGTGACCGAGGTGGAGGTGGAAGTCACGGCTGAAACTCCACAGCAAAAATCATTGCCCGATCGCCAGGGAATTGCTGGTGTAAAAAATATTCTGGCCGTTTCCAGTGGTAAAGGGGGAGTTGGCAAAAGTACCGTCGCCGTGAATGTGGCCGTAGCCCTGGCTCAATCCGGAGCCAAAGTGGGACTGATCGATGCCGACATCTATGGCCCCAACGCGCCCACCATGTTAGGTCTGGAAGGAGCCAGTGTCATGGTACAGCAGGGTGCCCAGGGAGAGATTCTGGAACCAGCCTTCAATCACGGCGTGAAGCTGGTTTCCATGGGATTTTTAATTGACAAAGATCAACCCGTGATCTGGCGTGGCCCAATGTTGAATGGGGTAATTCGGCAGTTCCTTTATCAGGTGCAATGGGGCGACCTGGATTATCTGATTGTGGATATGCCGCCTGGGACGGGGGATGCTCAACTGACAATGGCTCAAGCCGTGCCCATGGCGGGAGCCGTAATTGTGACCACTCCCCAGAATGTGGCATTATTAGATGCCCGTCGCGGGTTGAAGATGTTCCAGCAATTGGGCGTTCCAGTGTTGGGCATTGTGGAAAATATGAGTTACTTCATTCCACCGGATATGCCGGAGAAGCAGTACGACATTTTCGGCTCAGCAGGGGGCGAAAAAACTGCCCGGGAACTGCAGGTGCCGTTGTTGGGTTGTGTGCCACTGGAAATTCCTTTACGAGAAGGGGGCGATCGCGGCTTACCGATCGTCCTCTCCGATCCCGATTCCGCTTCAGCTAAGGCGCTGGTGGCGATCGCTCAGCAAATCGCTGCCAGGGTTTCCGTTGCTGCCCTAACATAG
- a CDS encoding SRPBCC family protein, which produces MAPFKGAPKFNRSESPAQSSLVRTYEVISTASVDDLWRTITDLTDVSWHPILSSTNVPNGLVVKPGLIYQAFTRLIPIPVRIFVERVRPKELLSVRILVMPGLEEQVTYQVQSTVCGACVSYSVTLRGWLSPLFWSLIRPCAARVASQLVQCAEQAARQAVSGSSMKPVKRSCWDF; this is translated from the coding sequence ATGGCACCGTTTAAAGGGGCACCCAAATTCAATCGTTCGGAAAGCCCTGCTCAAAGCTCTTTAGTCAGAACTTATGAGGTCATCAGTACGGCATCGGTGGACGATCTGTGGAGGACGATCACAGATTTAACGGATGTATCCTGGCACCCCATTCTTTCCAGTACTAATGTCCCAAATGGATTGGTTGTTAAACCGGGACTGATCTATCAAGCCTTCACCCGTCTGATTCCGATTCCAGTACGGATTTTTGTTGAGCGCGTCCGTCCCAAAGAGTTATTGAGTGTTCGCATCCTGGTCATGCCCGGTTTAGAAGAACAGGTCACGTATCAAGTGCAATCGACCGTATGTGGAGCCTGTGTGTCTTATTCTGTAACCTTGCGCGGCTGGTTGTCTCCTTTGTTCTGGTCACTCATCCGTCCCTGTGCCGCACGGGTCGCTTCACAACTGGTGCAGTGTGCTGAGCAAGCTGCTCGTCAGGCTGTATCTGGAAGTTCAATGAAACCCGTAAAACGTAGTTGTTGGGATTTCTAA
- the hemF gene encoding oxygen-dependent coproporphyrinogen oxidase gives MTAFSTSEPATSSNTLPPSDSRDRVSQFLRDLQDQICQGLEQLDGVSKFREDSWEREEGGGGRSRVIRDGGVFEQGGVNFSEVWGKDLPPSILVQRPEAAGHGFYATGTSMVLHPRNPYIPTVHLNYRYFEAGPVWWFGGGIDLTPYYPFREDVIHFHQTLKQVCDAHHPYYYKAFKLWCDEYFYLKHRQETRGVGGLFFDYQDSQGNLYPVAYPNSQSETPAAQYSKAVGPVEGRTWEDLFAFVKDCGSAFLPAYVPIAERRKDTEYGDRERNFQLYRRGRYVEFNLVYDRGTIFGLQTNGRTESILMSLPPLVRWEYGYEPESGTPEAELYTTYLKPQNWLNLP, from the coding sequence ATGACAGCGTTTTCCACTTCTGAACCAGCGACTTCCAGCAATACCCTTCCACCCAGCGATTCACGCGATCGAGTGAGCCAGTTTTTGCGTGACCTGCAGGATCAAATTTGCCAGGGGTTAGAACAACTTGATGGAGTCAGTAAATTCCGGGAAGACAGTTGGGAACGGGAGGAAGGCGGTGGCGGACGATCGCGGGTGATCCGGGATGGCGGTGTATTTGAGCAGGGCGGGGTAAACTTTTCCGAAGTTTGGGGGAAAGACCTGCCCCCCTCGATTCTGGTGCAGCGTCCGGAAGCGGCAGGACACGGGTTTTATGCAACTGGAACCTCGATGGTGTTGCATCCCCGCAATCCTTACATTCCCACCGTTCACCTTAACTATCGCTACTTTGAAGCTGGCCCGGTCTGGTGGTTTGGCGGTGGAATTGACCTGACTCCCTACTACCCTTTTCGCGAAGATGTGATTCACTTCCACCAGACGCTCAAACAAGTCTGCGATGCCCATCATCCCTACTATTACAAGGCGTTCAAGCTCTGGTGTGACGAATACTTCTACCTCAAACACCGTCAAGAAACCCGTGGAGTCGGTGGCCTGTTCTTTGACTACCAGGACAGCCAGGGTAATTTGTATCCCGTTGCCTATCCCAATTCACAAAGCGAGACTCCAGCGGCTCAGTACAGTAAAGCCGTTGGGCCTGTGGAGGGTCGCACCTGGGAAGATTTATTTGCTTTTGTGAAAGATTGTGGTAGCGCGTTCTTACCTGCCTACGTCCCGATTGCCGAACGCCGAAAAGATACCGAGTATGGCGATCGAGAACGGAACTTCCAACTCTATCGGCGAGGACGGTATGTAGAGTTCAATCTGGTCTATGACCGAGGTACGATTTTTGGCTTGCAAACCAACGGACGTACCGAATCCATCCTGATGTCTCTGCCTCCCCTGGTGCGCTGGGAATATGGCTAT